The proteins below are encoded in one region of Apium graveolens cultivar Ventura chromosome 4, ASM990537v1, whole genome shotgun sequence:
- the LOC141718661 gene encoding uncharacterized protein LOC141718661 codes for MRLCKGTNEMEVQRLKKFSQWVLNIGNSKVPKPTDGMFEYNEDDIQIPEEYCNFQNKHYIDNMISTVYPNMIDNLNIPDYWSERAILTPVNQTVSHLNSQIVDQIPGEYFSYSSMDSAEDFGGSEADLNSIFPTEYLNSLNMSGLPSHELKLKVGVVVMLTQNLNQTLRLCNDTRMIVTKCLKNRVQCEVICGTYVGTRHFIPRMELIPSDTRLPFKLVRKQLPIQVYYAMTINKSQG; via the coding sequence ATGAGGTTGTGTAAAGGAACAAATGAAATGGAGGTTCAAAGGTTGAAGAAATTTTCACAGTGGGTGCTCAATATTGGTAATAGTAAAGTTCCCAAACCAACTGATGGAATGTTTGAGTACAATGAAGATGATATCCAGATTCCAGAAGAGTATTGTAATTTTCAGAACAAACATTATATTGATAACATGATATCCACTGTGTATCCAAATATGATTGATAACTTGAACATTCCAGATTACTGGAGTGAAAGAGCTATTTTAACTCCTGTTAATCAAACTGTCTCGCACCTGAATTCTCAAATTGTTGATCAAATTCCTGGTGAATATTTTTCATATTCTAGTATGGATTCAGCTGAAGACTTTGGAGGTAGTGAAGCAGATTTGAATTCTATATTTCCCACAGAATATCTAAATTCTCTCAACATGTCCGGCTTGCCAAGCCATGAATTGAAATTGAAGGTTGGGGTGGTTGTCATGTTGACACAAAATTTGAATCAAACACTCAGGTTATGTAATGACACACGGATGATTGTCACTAAGTGCTTGAAGAATCGTGTGCAGTGTGAAGTTATATGTGGAACTTATGTCGGAACGCGCCATTTTATCCCTAGGATGGAGTTAATTCCAAGTGATACAAGATTGCCTTTCAAGCTAGTTCGCAAGCAACTGCCTATCCAAGTCTACTATGCCATGACAATCAACAAGTCACAAGGTTAA